A genomic segment from Geitlerinema sp. PCC 7407 encodes:
- a CDS encoding pentapeptide repeat-containing protein — protein MKPTVVLAATLLMTFVGSAAAEAANPEHVEQLRKTKRCRRCDLSGANFQGADLAGVSLLSANLQGANLSQANLANADLNGANLSGANLSGANLRSADIDAALLRYANLSGANLSEASVFGSDLRYANLSGADLSATTMRGSSLFRATLTGAVMQNTDLRGTFLFLTDLSSVQLSGVNLSSAILPNGDIAPEEEEQESMRLMSLPR, from the coding sequence ATGAAACCAACGGTTGTTTTGGCTGCCACCCTCCTGATGACCTTTGTGGGCAGTGCAGCAGCTGAGGCTGCAAACCCAGAGCATGTCGAGCAGCTCCGCAAGACCAAGCGCTGTCGTCGCTGTGATCTCAGCGGGGCGAATTTTCAGGGGGCTGATTTGGCGGGCGTGAGCCTGCTCAGCGCCAACCTGCAAGGCGCCAATCTGAGCCAGGCCAACCTAGCCAATGCCGATCTCAACGGCGCTAACCTGAGCGGCGCTAACCTGAGCGGCGCCAACCTGCGCAGCGCTGATATCGACGCGGCGCTCCTGCGCTATGCGAATCTGTCGGGGGCCAACCTGAGCGAAGCGTCGGTGTTTGGGTCGGATCTGCGCTACGCCAATTTGAGCGGGGCCGATCTCAGCGCGACGACGATGCGCGGGTCCAGCCTCTTTCGGGCGACCCTGACCGGGGCTGTGATGCAAAATACGGATTTGCGCGGGACGTTTTTGTTTTTGACGGACCTCAGCAGCGTGCAGCTGTCGGGCGTCAACCTCAGCAGCGCGATCTTGCCCAATGGCGACATTGCGCCCGAGGAGGAAGAGCAAGAGTCGATGCGCCTGATGAGCCTGCCCCGATAG
- the cruG gene encoding 2'-O-glycosyltransferase CruG, translating into MTISLDWLGNDLGLGLAGLLAFGLLLLQVPATAILLSRLLQGPGRRPPLEPQRSDPTQLGSVSVVVPTLNEADRLQPCLDSLARQSYEVREIIIVDSRSQDGTPDLVAAAQRKDPRFRLIEDDPLPAGWVGRPWALHTGFLHSAEESRWVLGVDADTQLHPGLVSSLIKTAETEGYDLISLSPQFILKFPGELWLQPALLMTLVYRFGPAGLGDNPPERVMANGQCFLCRRSLLAQIDGYSSARSSFCDDVTLARHAASQGARVGFLDGAKVLKVRMYEGALETWHEWGRSLDLKDAAERGQIWGDLWLLSAVQGLPLSMTVVLLSLVIAGNTAAPVTAALGLNLSLVVIRFSLMWAIAPSYDRSQAQHRWTFWLSPFADPLAVLRILLSSLRTPKRWRGRQYSL; encoded by the coding sequence GTGACCATTTCGCTTGACTGGCTAGGGAATGACTTGGGGCTAGGGCTGGCGGGCCTGCTGGCCTTTGGGCTGCTGTTGCTCCAGGTGCCCGCTACGGCGATCTTGCTGTCGCGGCTGCTCCAGGGGCCGGGCCGACGGCCGCCCCTGGAGCCCCAGCGCTCTGATCCGACCCAGCTGGGCAGCGTCAGCGTTGTGGTGCCGACGCTCAACGAAGCCGATCGCCTCCAGCCCTGCCTCGACAGCCTGGCTCGCCAGAGCTACGAGGTGCGCGAGATTATCATCGTTGACAGCCGCTCCCAGGACGGCACGCCGGACTTGGTAGCGGCTGCTCAGCGAAAGGACCCCCGCTTTCGGCTGATTGAGGATGATCCGCTGCCCGCAGGCTGGGTGGGTCGGCCCTGGGCGCTGCACACTGGCTTTTTGCACAGCGCCGAAGAGAGTCGCTGGGTGCTCGGCGTCGATGCGGACACCCAGCTTCATCCGGGCCTGGTGTCCAGCTTGATCAAGACCGCCGAAACGGAGGGCTATGATCTAATTTCCCTCTCGCCCCAGTTTATTCTCAAGTTTCCTGGGGAGCTGTGGCTCCAGCCCGCGCTGCTGATGACCTTGGTGTATCGCTTTGGGCCAGCGGGTCTGGGGGACAATCCCCCGGAGCGGGTCATGGCCAATGGCCAGTGCTTTTTGTGCCGGCGATCGCTCCTGGCCCAGATCGACGGCTACAGCAGCGCTCGCAGCTCCTTTTGCGACGATGTGACCCTGGCCCGCCATGCCGCTAGCCAAGGGGCTCGGGTGGGCTTTCTGGACGGGGCCAAGGTGCTCAAGGTGCGCATGTATGAGGGCGCGCTGGAAACCTGGCACGAGTGGGGGCGATCGCTCGATCTCAAGGACGCGGCGGAGCGGGGTCAAATTTGGGGCGATCTGTGGCTGCTGAGTGCGGTGCAGGGGCTGCCCCTGTCCATGACGGTGGTGCTCCTGTCCCTGGTGATCGCTGGCAACACCGCTGCGCCGGTCACCGCAGCCCTCGGCCTCAACCTGAGCTTGGTGGTGATTCGCTTTAGCCTGATGTGGGCGATCGCCCCTTCCTACGACCGGAGCCAAGCCCAGCACCGCTGGACCTTTTGGCTGTCGCCCTTCGCGGACCCCCTGGCGGTTTTGCGGATTTTGCTGTCCTCGCTGCGGACCCCCAAGCGCTGGCGCGGTCGCCAGTATAGTCTCTAG
- a CDS encoding ZIP family metal transporter produces MLQNLSPVYLGLLGSLVAGLAAGFGALPILFLGKITNRLQGILLGFGAGVMLAATSFSLVVPGLDAASRANGTLYAAIAVSTGIALGGWFLWFSHNHFPHEHFIKGPEGASLNRIKRIWLFIIAIAIHNFPEGLAVGVGFGGDDIANGLALTAGIGLQNLPEGFVVALALVSEGYSRRYALTIAFLTGLVEPIGGLIGAAVVSVAQPVLPWGMAFAAGAMLFVISDEIIPESHSRGYEKEGTIGVMVGFILMMFLDVTLG; encoded by the coding sequence ATGCTCCAAAACCTCTCTCCTGTCTATCTCGGGCTGCTGGGTAGCCTAGTGGCTGGCTTGGCGGCAGGCTTTGGGGCACTGCCCATTCTGTTTCTCGGCAAGATTACGAACCGGCTGCAAGGCATCTTGCTGGGCTTCGGGGCGGGGGTGATGCTGGCGGCTACGTCGTTTTCGCTGGTGGTGCCGGGCCTCGATGCGGCTAGTCGTGCCAACGGGACGCTGTACGCGGCGATCGCCGTCTCGACGGGCATCGCGCTGGGCGGCTGGTTTTTGTGGTTCAGCCACAACCACTTTCCCCACGAGCACTTCATCAAAGGCCCCGAGGGAGCCAGCCTCAATCGGATCAAGCGGATTTGGCTCTTTATCATTGCGATCGCCATCCACAACTTTCCCGAAGGGCTGGCCGTGGGGGTCGGCTTCGGCGGTGACGACATCGCCAACGGCCTCGCCCTCACCGCCGGTATCGGCCTCCAAAACCTGCCCGAAGGCTTCGTGGTTGCCCTTGCCCTCGTCAGCGAAGGGTATTCTCGCCGATACGCCCTCACCATCGCCTTTCTGACAGGCCTGGTCGAACCCATTGGCGGGTTGATCGGGGCCGCCGTCGTGTCCGTCGCCCAGCCCGTTTTGCCTTGGGGAATGGCCTTCGCGGCGGGCGCGATGCTCTTTGTGATCAGCGACGAAATTATTCCGGAGTCCCATAGCCGGGGCTACGAAAAAGAAGGCACCATCGGCGTCATGGTGGGCTTCATTTTGATGATGTTTCTGGATGTCACCCTCGGCTAG
- the cruF gene encoding gamma-carotene 1'-hydroxylase CruF — MKHLVSSERFCLIGHVAAMAFGLAGLLLVLPNAQLIAALPSAGQTFFGWSMAGGGVVYILLGTAAVALYAYRTLGLRPWLSFMVPAIALSLSSELLGTSTGFPFGDYHYLNGLGYKIAGLVPFTIPLSWFYLGFVSYVLARAALDYRLRSPWLSRLGAIVLGAILLTSWDFVLDPAMSQTLYPFWEWRQPGAFFGMPYQNFVGWFGTGALFMSVATLLWPSRPLVLGRSQLNFALAIYLSNFAFAMVMSLAAGFWIPVALGVVVGAGPAIALWRAASPINSPGELEGFSAPADAALPLTAEASAGAQRL; from the coding sequence ATGAAGCATCTGGTATCTTCTGAGCGCTTCTGCTTGATCGGCCACGTGGCGGCTATGGCCTTTGGATTGGCTGGCTTGCTCCTCGTCCTTCCCAATGCCCAACTGATTGCGGCGCTGCCCAGCGCGGGCCAAACCTTTTTCGGCTGGAGCATGGCCGGTGGGGGAGTGGTCTACATTCTGCTGGGGACGGCAGCGGTGGCGCTGTACGCCTACCGAACCCTGGGGCTGCGCCCGTGGCTGAGTTTCATGGTGCCGGCGATCGCCCTGTCCCTGAGCAGTGAGCTGCTGGGCACGAGCACGGGCTTTCCCTTTGGGGACTACCACTATCTGAACGGCCTGGGCTACAAGATCGCGGGGCTGGTTCCCTTCACGATTCCGCTGTCCTGGTTTTATTTAGGGTTTGTGTCCTACGTGCTGGCGCGGGCGGCCCTGGACTACCGGCTGCGATCGCCCTGGCTCTCGCGTTTAGGGGCGATCGTCCTCGGCGCGATTTTGCTGACGTCTTGGGACTTCGTGCTAGACCCGGCGATGAGCCAGACGCTCTATCCTTTCTGGGAGTGGCGTCAGCCGGGAGCGTTTTTTGGCATGCCCTACCAAAATTTTGTGGGCTGGTTTGGCACGGGCGCGCTGTTTATGAGCGTGGCGACGCTGCTGTGGCCCAGCAGACCCCTGGTTTTGGGGCGATCGCAGCTCAATTTCGCCCTGGCAATCTATCTGAGCAACTTTGCCTTCGCGATGGTGATGAGCCTAGCAGCGGGTTTCTGGATTCCGGTGGCCCTGGGCGTAGTGGTGGGAGCCGGACCGGCAATCGCGCTGTGGCGCGCCGCTTCCCCGATCAACTCGCCTGGGGAGCTTGAGGGCTTCTCTGCCCCGGCCGATGCAGCGCTCCCCCTGACCGCCGAAGCATCCGCGGGGGCTCAGCGTCTGTGA